One Lachnospiraceae bacterium C1.1 genomic region harbors:
- a CDS encoding ATP-binding protein, giving the protein MTMVSHMKDSFETEESAFVRVNGTSRPADPITLKELELQGEKLSYDSIQEIGLEYDEKRTIEFCKKAKEIAISNCDNEEDKIAIKDMTIEKLEDIGVLCRNGKELAPTHAYSLMTENRSRYAKIQCALFKGTDRDVFIDKKEFDGPIYEQLSEAYKFVLRHINMGASVDGLYRKDVYELPLKSLREMIANAVIHRSYLVESKIQVSIFDDRIEVVSLGMLYGGLDFETMKIGKSKCRNQAIADIFQYMHIVEAWGTGIPRMIKSCAAYGLKAPLFEEFGDGIKVTMFRKQEENKANKRRNKQADNQTSRQSDNQTSRHKEEIIIFLETKKEATTAEIASVIGLSRARTRAIISEIVEIEAIGTTNNRKYKLK; this is encoded by the coding sequence ATGACCATGGTTTCGCATATGAAGGATTCTTTTGAAACGGAGGAATCTGCATTTGTGAGGGTAAATGGAACTAGCAGACCGGCAGATCCAATCACTTTAAAGGAACTGGAATTACAAGGTGAAAAGCTTTCATATGATTCAATTCAGGAGATTGGGTTAGAATATGATGAAAAGAGGACGATTGAATTTTGTAAAAAGGCTAAAGAAATTGCTATATCCAATTGTGATAATGAAGAGGATAAGATTGCAATTAAGGATATGACGATTGAAAAACTTGAAGATATAGGTGTCTTGTGTAGAAATGGAAAGGAATTGGCACCAACGCACGCTTATTCTTTGATGACAGAAAACAGATCGAGATATGCCAAAATACAGTGCGCTCTTTTCAAGGGGACTGATAGAGATGTATTTATAGATAAGAAAGAATTTGACGGACCTATATATGAGCAATTGTCTGAGGCATATAAATTCGTTTTACGACATATTAATATGGGGGCATCTGTGGATGGATTATATCGAAAAGACGTATATGAGCTGCCCCTTAAATCTTTAAGAGAAATGATAGCAAATGCTGTAATCCACAGAAGCTATTTAGTAGAATCCAAAATTCAGGTTTCAATATTTGATGACAGGATAGAAGTTGTATCCCTCGGAATGTTGTATGGTGGACTTGATTTTGAGACAATGAAAATAGGAAAATCGAAGTGCAGAAATCAGGCAATAGCAGATATTTTTCAATATATGCATATTGTTGAAGCGTGGGGAACCGGAATTCCGAGGATGATCAAATCATGTGCGGCCTATGGGCTGAAAGCACCGTTGTTTGAAGAATTTGGTGATGGAATTAAAGTGACTATGTTTCGGAAGCAGGAAGAGAATAAAGCTAACAAGCGGAGAAACAAACAAGCAGACAATCAGACAAGCAGACAATCAGACAATCAAACGAGCAGGCATAAAGAGGAAATAATAATATTTTTGGAAACAAAAAAGGAAGCCACAACGGCTGAAATAGCAAGTGTGATTGGTTTGAGTAGGGCGAGAACAAGAGCGATAATATCAGAGATTGTAGAGATTGAAGCAATTGGTACTACAAATAATAGAAAGTATAAGTTGAAGTAA
- the rhuM gene encoding RhuM family protein — translation MGSINEIVLFETDDKEVTLSVPMDGDTVWLTQEQMSSLFATARSSIAYHIGNIFKEGELEKDTSVEIFDRSTNNASRPPKYYNLDVIISVGYRVKSKRGIEFRQWASKVLKQYMVDGYAINEKRLNALEKTVDIQTRMLADALNVEEKDILRAVNLYTDALTLMDQYDHQSIIKPDGKQPVYRLRMMIV, via the coding sequence ATGGGAAGTATTAATGAGATTGTTTTATTTGAAACTGATGATAAAGAAGTAACGTTATCAGTACCAATGGATGGAGACACCGTATGGCTGACGCAAGAACAAATGAGTAGTCTATTTGCTACTGCCAGATCATCTATAGCATACCATATCGGAAATATTTTCAAGGAGGGAGAACTTGAGAAAGATACTTCTGTCGAAATTTTCGACAGAAGTACAAATAATGCATCAAGACCACCGAAATACTATAATCTTGATGTGATTATTTCTGTTGGCTATCGTGTTAAATCCAAGCGTGGTATAGAATTCAGACAGTGGGCAAGCAAAGTTCTGAAGCAATATATGGTCGACGGTTACGCAATCAATGAAAAGCGACTTAATGCGTTGGAAAAGACTGTAGATATCCAAACACGAATGTTAGCAGATGCATTAAATGTTGAAGAAAAGGATATCCTAAGAGCTGTAAATCTGTATACGGACGCATTGACGTTGATGGATCAGTATGATCATCAATCGATCATAAAACCTGACGGAAAGCAACCGGTATATAGATTACGTATGATGATTGTATGA
- a CDS encoding toll/interleukin-1 receptor domain-containing protein — MSYSWSSEDYKKEIKEIAERLMRDGVLVKLDVWDLRDGQDKYAYMEQCVTSEDIDKVLIFSDKAYTEKANNRKGGVGDETIIISLDVYKNAFQEKFIPIVMEKDDTGEPYLPAYLAGRMYRDFTLDEYELEYERLVRTIYEMPSERKPEVGGRPKWLDEDESVGIGKIKGSIRHANGLYANNFKGTDINVVNLRLKAR, encoded by the coding sequence ATATCTTACAGTTGGTCATCTGAAGATTATAAAAAAGAAATAAAAGAGATTGCTGAGCGTCTAATGCGTGACGGTGTGCTTGTAAAGCTTGATGTCTGGGATCTAAGAGATGGACAGGATAAATACGCATATATGGAGCAATGTGTAACATCAGAGGATATAGATAAAGTGCTGATATTCTCTGATAAAGCATATACAGAAAAGGCGAATAATAGAAAAGGCGGGGTGGGTGATGAGACTATTATTATTTCGCTAGATGTTTATAAAAATGCATTTCAGGAAAAATTCATACCGATAGTTATGGAAAAGGATGATACAGGAGAACCTTATTTACCCGCTTATTTGGCAGGTAGAATGTATAGAGACTTCACTCTTGATGAGTATGAGCTGGAATATGAAAGGCTTGTTAGAACAATATATGAAATGCCGAGTGAACGCAAGCCAGAGGTAGGGGGAAGACCTAAATGGTTAGATGAGGATGAATCTGTTGGGATTGGTAAGATAAAAGGGAGTATCAGACATGCAAACGGACTTTATGCTAACAATTTCAAGGGGACTGACATCAATGTGGTCAACTTAAGGCTGAAAGCCAGATAA
- a CDS encoding BsuBI/PstI family type II restriction endonuclease — protein MTEKTKKVKSRKIFVTAFLDFATYKKFADSLVWETEVRIADMPDHMIHLNGDLLLEPRN, from the coding sequence ATTACTGAAAAGACAAAGAAGGTAAAGTCAAGAAAGATATTTGTAACGGCGTTCTTGGATTTTGCAACATACAAGAAGTTCGCAGATTCACTTGTTTGGGAAACGGAAGTGAGGATTGCAGATATGCCGGATCATATGATTCATTTGAATGGGGATCTGCTTTTGGAACCGCGAAATTGA
- a CDS encoding restriction endonuclease — protein MTSKRLKMLTETRAHIADLSPVEFEKWCTEILRGYAVERNLQDFVIKHNEKVVASDGNYQIDIYAEFTALEVKFKVLCECKKYKNKVNREKVAVLHRKLDSIGAQKGIMISTGGYQSGAIEYAKEHGIALIIVKDYHFEFLSHSSDPNIVNENDPFLYAERNMPPYEAFDLTADSDEKQKVYPTRDTITKLLVEMDRQIKEMMGIDTNSE, from the coding sequence ATGACATCAAAAAGATTAAAAATGTTGACAGAAACACGGGCGCATATAGCGGATTTATCCCCGGTTGAATTTGAAAAGTGGTGCACAGAAATCCTTAGAGGATATGCAGTGGAAAGGAATCTACAGGATTTTGTAATAAAACATAACGAGAAGGTTGTTGCATCAGACGGTAATTATCAAATAGATATTTATGCGGAATTCACGGCTTTAGAGGTCAAGTTTAAAGTTCTATGTGAATGTAAGAAATATAAAAACAAAGTGAATAGAGAAAAAGTGGCTGTTCTGCATAGAAAACTTGATAGCATAGGAGCACAAAAAGGAATTATGATCTCCACAGGTGGTTACCAAAGCGGAGCAATTGAATATGCTAAGGAACATGGGATTGCGCTCATAATAGTTAAGGACTATCACTTTGAATTTCTCTCACATTCAAGTGATCCAAATATTGTGAACGAGAACGATCCATTTTTATATGCAGAAAGGAATATGCCCCCGTATGAAGCTTTTGATCTTACAGCTGATTCTGATGAAAAACAAAAAGTGTATCCGACAAGAGATACCATTACTAAATTGCTGGTAGAGATGGATAGACAGATTAAGGAAATGATGGGTATAGATACGAATAGCGAATAA
- a CDS encoding type II toxin-antitoxin system RelE/ParE family toxin, whose translation MERYVVDITDDALADMEALYEHIAKKLQAPENAMGQYNRIADAILTLESFPDRYGLFECEPEHSLGIHKMVVDNYLVCYVIDPGVVTVTDVLYGASDVHKRLQERHI comes from the coding sequence ATGGAAAGATATGTGGTTGACATCACAGATGACGCTCTTGCCGATATGGAAGCATTATATGAACATATCGCTAAGAAACTGCAGGCTCCCGAGAATGCAATGGGACAGTATAATCGTATTGCGGATGCCATTCTGACATTGGAATCATTTCCGGACAGATATGGTTTGTTTGAGTGCGAGCCCGAGCATTCGCTGGGAATACATAAAATGGTAGTGGACAATTATCTTGTCTGTTATGTGATAGATCCGGGGGTTGTGACAGTTACCGATGTGCTTTATGGGGCGTCGGATGTTCATAAGAGGTTGCAGGAAAGACATATATGA
- a CDS encoding type II toxin-antitoxin system RelB/DinJ family antitoxin yields MEKSATLNLRVNPTLKKDAESVLGRLGIPMSTAVDMFLNQIVLVGGIPFPVTLPNAPESIDMTKMSKDQIQAKIQRGYESYKAGRTQNAAEAFNRFRESHS; encoded by the coding sequence ATGGAGAAATCAGCAACATTGAATTTAAGAGTAAATCCTACTTTAAAGAAGGATGCAGAATCAGTTCTTGGAAGACTTGGCATTCCTATGTCTACTGCCGTTGATATGTTTTTGAATCAAATAGTTTTGGTTGGTGGTATTCCATTTCCTGTTACACTGCCAAATGCCCCTGAAAGCATTGATATGACGAAGATGAGCAAAGATCAGATTCAAGCTAAGATACAGCGTGGGTATGAGTCATATAAAGCAGGGCGTACCCAGAATGCGGCAGAGGCTTTTAATAGATTTAGGGAGAGTCATAGCTGA